A single Candidatus Sulfotelmatobacter sp. DNA region contains:
- a CDS encoding type II toxin-antitoxin system HicB family antitoxin — protein MKYLVIYEKSATGWGSYAPDLPGLGVAAKTLEEAKEVIREAVDFHIEGMREHGEEVPVPTATTEYITV, from the coding sequence ATGAAGTATCTCGTTATCTACGAAAAGTCGGCGACCGGGTGGGGCTCATATGCTCCGGACCTGCCGGGTCTGGGCGTCGCAGCCAAGACCCTCGAAGAGGCCAAAGAAGTCATCCGCGAGGCGGTGGATTTTCATATCGAAGGCATGCGCGAGCACGGCGAAGAAGTGCCGGTGCCCACCGCTACCACGGAATACATCACAGTCTGA
- a CDS encoding DUF3455 domain-containing protein codes for MQKIRLHNPLTGVAAALLLLLASHVATAQKDPPAGKESAPDVPDAIAVPAGQEVVFFASAKGSQIYTCQAGSDGKFSWTLKAPDAELRDRQNKVIGQHSAGPTWKLKDSSEVTGKAVAHVDAVDSDSIPWLLVNVVSHAGKGKLENVTTIQRVHTHGGKPGSSDVCDAAHKDTETKSSYTADYYFFAPAK; via the coding sequence ATGCAAAAAATAAGACTTCATAATCCCCTCACAGGCGTCGCCGCCGCCCTACTCTTGCTTCTCGCCTCGCACGTCGCCACCGCGCAGAAAGACCCGCCCGCCGGCAAAGAATCCGCGCCCGACGTGCCGGACGCGATCGCCGTCCCCGCGGGCCAGGAAGTTGTATTCTTCGCCAGCGCCAAGGGATCGCAAATCTATACTTGCCAGGCCGGTTCGGATGGCAAATTCAGTTGGACGCTGAAAGCTCCCGATGCCGAACTCCGCGATCGCCAGAATAAAGTGATCGGGCAGCATTCCGCCGGACCCACGTGGAAGCTGAAAGACAGCAGCGAAGTCACCGGCAAAGCCGTCGCACATGTCGACGCGGTCGATTCCGACTCGATTCCCTGGCTGCTGGTGAATGTCGTCAGTCATGCCGGCAAGGGAAAACTCGAGAACGTGACGACGATTCAGCGTGTACACACGCACGGCGGCAAACCGGGTTCATCCGATGTTTGCGATGCGGCGCACAAGGACACGGAAACCAAAAGCAGCTATACCGCCGACTATTACTTTTTCGCGCCGGCGAAGTGA
- a CDS encoding acetyl-CoA C-acyltransferase — MREVIIASSVRTPVGRAYKGTLRATRPDELAAVAIKGALDRVPQLDGKEIEDVILGCAMPEAEQGMNVARIASLRAGLPVEVSALTINRFCSSGLQAIAMAAERIMSGGAETIVAGGAESMSMIPMGGHKISPNPWLVDHYPDAYLSMGLTAERVAQRIGITREAADEFSLRSHQKALAAIQAGKFEDEVVPVPVSFSTPNGSKPKRQEIIFKVDEGPRADTSLEALLGLKPAFHMKGTVTAGNSSQMSDGAAAAVVMSADRAKALGITPLARYVSFATAGYKPEEMGLGPVFAIPKALKMAGLKLSDIDVIELNEAFAAQSLAVIKEAGLDPEKVNPNGGAIALGHPLGCTGAKLTATVIRELKRRKARYGMVTMCVGGGMGAAGIFENL; from the coding sequence ATGCGGGAAGTCATCATCGCCTCGTCCGTGCGCACGCCCGTAGGACGCGCCTACAAAGGCACCCTCCGCGCCACTCGTCCCGACGAGTTGGCCGCGGTGGCGATCAAAGGGGCGCTCGATCGCGTGCCGCAACTCGACGGCAAAGAAATTGAAGACGTCATTCTAGGCTGCGCCATGCCCGAAGCTGAGCAGGGAATGAACGTGGCCCGCATCGCATCATTGCGAGCAGGCCTGCCGGTCGAAGTCTCCGCGCTCACCATCAATCGATTCTGCTCCTCCGGCTTGCAGGCAATTGCCATGGCAGCCGAGCGCATCATGTCCGGTGGCGCCGAGACGATCGTCGCCGGAGGCGCCGAGTCGATGTCGATGATCCCCATGGGCGGCCACAAGATTTCTCCAAATCCCTGGCTGGTCGATCATTATCCCGACGCGTATCTTTCCATGGGACTCACGGCCGAGCGCGTTGCGCAGCGCATCGGCATTACACGCGAGGCTGCGGACGAGTTCTCACTACGCAGCCACCAGAAAGCGCTCGCGGCAATTCAGGCGGGAAAGTTCGAAGATGAAGTCGTGCCTGTACCGGTAAGCTTCAGCACGCCGAACGGATCGAAGCCCAAGCGCCAGGAAATTATTTTCAAAGTGGACGAAGGCCCGCGCGCGGATACTTCCCTTGAAGCTCTGCTCGGTCTCAAGCCAGCCTTCCACATGAAAGGCACGGTGACGGCCGGAAATTCGTCGCAAATGTCAGACGGAGCAGCAGCAGCCGTAGTGATGTCCGCCGATCGGGCGAAGGCGCTGGGCATCACGCCGCTGGCTCGCTATGTCTCGTTCGCAACCGCAGGCTACAAGCCGGAAGAAATGGGGCTAGGTCCAGTCTTCGCGATCCCCAAAGCACTGAAGATGGCAGGCCTGAAGCTTTCCGACATCGATGTGATCGAATTAAACGAAGCCTTCGCCGCGCAATCGCTGGCGGTGATCAAAGAAGCCGGTCTTGATCCTGAAAAAGTAAATCCCAATGGCGGTGCGATCGCTCTTGGCCATCCGCTGGGATGCACCGGCGCGAAGCTGACTGCCACCGTCATCCGCGAACTGAAGCGCCGCAAAGCCCGCTACGGCATGGTAACCATGTGTGTCGGCGGAGGCATGGGCGCAGCCGGAATTTTCGAGAATTTGTAG
- a CDS encoding acyl-CoA dehydrogenase family protein, which produces MATTTAVPKTRISGGSFLLESRQTEDIFTPEDFSEQHQLIGQTAEEFAVNEILPNVEKIEHKDFSVSRDLLKKAGELGLSAVEIPEAYGGLEMDKVTAAVIADHIAKYAGFATTWGAHSGIGMLPIVYFGTEEQKKKYLPRLASGEIVGAYALSEASSGSDALNCRARAELSADGKHYTLNGEKMWITNAGFADLFTVFAKVNGEKFSAFLVERTFPGFSVGAEEHKMGIRGSSTCPIILNDCKVPAENLLGEIGKGHIIAFNILNVGRFKLGAMCVGGGRVSLENAIGYAKQRKAFNKVIADFGLLREKIANMATLLYVGESLVYRTVGMMDAALADVDKSAADAAKQTLKAIEEYAVECSIIKVWGSEMIDYVVDETVQIYAGYGFVEEYPAERAYRDARINRIFEGTNEINRLIITGFLLKRAMSGQLPLMPAIKKLMDDVLSGPSMPEELEGALPEERRLVGQAKKLGLFASGAATQKYMQAIQDQQEIMGAIADMTIETYAMESAVLRAQKMVEAKGEAAAALPVAMTRVYLSQAMEKVESAARKIIAAVADGDMLRTQLAILRRLAKHEPFNTIELRQQIAQKLIERGKYSLA; this is translated from the coding sequence ATGGCGACGACCACTGCAGTTCCCAAGACCCGCATTTCCGGCGGCAGCTTTTTGCTGGAATCGCGGCAGACCGAAGACATTTTCACGCCCGAAGATTTCAGCGAACAGCATCAATTGATCGGGCAGACCGCGGAGGAGTTCGCGGTCAACGAAATTCTTCCGAATGTCGAGAAAATCGAGCACAAAGATTTCTCGGTCTCTCGCGATCTTCTTAAGAAGGCAGGCGAACTCGGACTGAGCGCTGTCGAAATTCCGGAAGCCTATGGCGGCCTTGAAATGGACAAAGTTACCGCCGCTGTTATCGCCGATCACATCGCAAAATATGCCGGCTTCGCCACCACTTGGGGCGCGCACAGCGGCATCGGCATGCTGCCCATCGTCTACTTCGGCACCGAAGAACAAAAGAAGAAATATCTGCCGCGCCTGGCCTCTGGAGAAATCGTGGGCGCATATGCCTTGTCGGAAGCCTCTTCCGGCTCGGACGCGCTCAACTGCCGCGCCCGCGCCGAGCTTTCCGCCGACGGCAAGCATTACACCCTGAACGGCGAAAAGATGTGGATCACCAACGCCGGCTTCGCCGACCTGTTCACCGTCTTCGCCAAAGTGAACGGCGAGAAGTTCAGCGCATTTCTGGTCGAGAGAACTTTCCCCGGATTCTCCGTTGGCGCCGAAGAGCACAAGATGGGCATTCGTGGGTCGTCGACCTGCCCCATCATTCTCAACGACTGCAAAGTTCCGGCTGAAAATCTGCTGGGCGAGATCGGCAAAGGCCACATCATCGCCTTCAACATTCTGAATGTCGGACGCTTCAAGTTGGGCGCGATGTGCGTGGGCGGCGGCCGCGTGTCACTCGAAAACGCAATTGGCTACGCTAAGCAGCGCAAGGCGTTTAACAAAGTCATCGCCGACTTCGGCCTGCTGCGGGAAAAAATCGCCAACATGGCCACGCTGCTCTACGTCGGCGAATCGCTGGTCTACCGCACCGTCGGAATGATGGACGCGGCCCTCGCCGACGTCGACAAGTCCGCCGCCGACGCCGCTAAGCAAACATTGAAAGCAATCGAAGAGTACGCCGTCGAATGCTCGATTATTAAAGTCTGGGGATCGGAGATGATCGACTACGTCGTCGACGAGACCGTGCAAATTTACGCCGGCTATGGATTTGTCGAGGAATATCCCGCCGAGCGCGCTTACCGCGATGCTCGCATCAATCGCATTTTCGAAGGCACGAACGAGATTAACCGCCTGATCATCACCGGCTTCCTGCTGAAACGGGCGATGAGTGGGCAATTGCCGCTCATGCCCGCCATCAAGAAGTTGATGGACGACGTTCTCTCCGGCCCATCCATGCCCGAGGAACTCGAAGGCGCGTTGCCCGAGGAACGAAGGTTAGTCGGACAGGCCAAGAAGTTGGGACTGTTTGCCTCCGGCGCAGCCACCCAGAAATACATGCAGGCGATTCAGGATCAGCAGGAGATCATGGGCGCAATCGCCGACATGACCATTGAAACCTATGCGATGGAGTCGGCCGTCCTGCGCGCGCAGAAAATGGTCGAAGCCAAAGGCGAAGCCGCCGCGGCGTTGCCGGTTGCGATGACCCGCGTCTATCTCTCGCAGGCCATGGAAAAAGTCGAATCCGCAGCGCGCAAAATCATCGCCGCCGTTGCCGACGGCGACATGCTGCGCACGCAGCTCGCAATCCTGCGCCGCCTCGCCAAGCACGAGCCCTTCAACACCATCGAACTGCGCCAGCAAATCGCGCAAAAGCTGATCGAGCGCGGGAAATACTCGCTCGCGTAA
- a CDS encoding alpha/beta hydrolase gives MKITAMHLIAAAIALAPALAAQATPAPPQDSATFDADGTAHITRVIPMPATVSQEAQKWLDSLNQQKVGPPESLAERRARTDEWRKSQSAEARRLYPVNVEETSMAGVRTDVITPLSGADKRVLINLHGGGFNSDSGSLIEGVPIANLAKIKVVSVYYRLAPENPFPAAVDDVVSVYKELLKTYPPRSIGIFGTSAGAILTGEVAVRLKQLGLPEPAALGIFSGLADFSRVGDARQIFALNGLPGRIEPVDSKHLPDDRYVGKTDRKDPALSPIFANLQGMPPSLLITSTRDLLLSDTAIFHRALLAAGNDAQLVVFEALPHAFWYHFQLPETKEALDLMAKFFDEKLTR, from the coding sequence ATGAAAATCACCGCGATGCATCTCATCGCCGCCGCGATCGCGCTTGCTCCCGCACTGGCGGCACAAGCGACTCCAGCCCCACCGCAGGACTCCGCCACCTTCGATGCCGACGGCACCGCTCACATCACGCGCGTCATTCCCATGCCGGCAACGGTCAGCCAGGAAGCGCAAAAATGGCTCGACTCGCTCAACCAGCAGAAGGTTGGTCCGCCGGAGTCGCTGGCCGAGCGCCGCGCCCGCACCGACGAATGGCGCAAGAGCCAATCCGCCGAGGCGCGCCGCCTTTATCCGGTGAATGTCGAGGAAACCAGCATGGCAGGCGTGCGCACCGACGTCATCACGCCGCTCTCGGGCGCGGACAAGCGCGTGCTGATCAATCTCCACGGCGGCGGATTCAATTCCGACTCCGGATCGTTGATCGAGGGCGTCCCCATCGCCAACCTGGCCAAGATCAAAGTCGTCTCCGTCTACTATCGTCTCGCTCCCGAGAATCCGTTTCCCGCCGCGGTGGACGACGTGGTCTCGGTCTATAAGGAGCTACTCAAAACTTACCCGCCGCGTAGCATCGGAATTTTCGGCACCTCCGCGGGAGCAATCCTGACTGGCGAGGTGGCCGTGCGCCTGAAGCAACTCGGACTGCCCGAACCCGCGGCTCTCGGAATATTTTCCGGCCTCGCGGACTTCAGCCGCGTGGGGGATGCTCGACAAATATTCGCGCTCAATGGCTTGCCCGGCCGCATAGAGCCGGTCGATTCCAAGCATCTGCCCGACGATCGATATGTGGGCAAGACTGACCGCAAAGATCCCGCGCTCTCACCCATCTTCGCCAACCTGCAAGGCATGCCGCCCAGCCTGCTCATCACCAGCACACGCGACCTGCTGCTGAGCGATACTGCGATCTTTCATCGCGCCCTGCTGGCGGCCGGCAACGACGCACAGCTAGTCGTATTCGAAGCTTTGCCACATGCCTTCTGGTATCACTTCCAATTGCCGGAAACCAAAGAAGCACTCGACCTGATGGCTAAATTCTTTGACGAAAAATTGACGCGATAG
- a CDS encoding glycoside hydrolase family 27 protein has protein sequence MKMRRVIFALLFSLLVFTAASLSQEKASPSATLALTPPMGWNSWNKFACNVSEDLIKGMADAVVKSGMKDAGYVYVNIDDCWQVSRDANANIVADPQRFPHGMKAVGDYIHSLGLKFGVYSDAGSKTCAGRPGGLGHEYQDAVQYAAWGVDYLKYDWCNTTTQDAKASYANIRAALDASGRPIVLSICEWGKASPWLWGKEVGGNLWRSTGDIQDRWGGQQKWPDGSCCSNGVLAIIDQQVGLQSFAGPGHWNDPDMLEVGNGGMTDTEYRSHFSLWALLAAPLIAGNDLRNMRPEIHDILTNKEVIAVDQDPLGHEGERVAKTGDLEVWAKQLRDGSRAVILLNRGAGEQQVTANWEDLGYPSSIAASVRDLWQHQELGKFTGKFSATVASHGVVMVIVKP, from the coding sequence ATGAAAATGCGCCGCGTGATTTTTGCATTGTTGTTCTCCTTGCTCGTCTTTACCGCCGCTTCGCTCTCGCAGGAAAAGGCTTCGCCCTCGGCGACTCTCGCACTTACGCCCCCTATGGGCTGGAATTCGTGGAACAAATTCGCCTGCAATGTGAGCGAAGACTTGATCAAAGGCATGGCCGACGCCGTCGTGAAATCGGGCATGAAAGACGCAGGCTACGTCTACGTCAACATCGACGACTGCTGGCAGGTGAGCCGCGACGCCAACGCCAACATCGTGGCCGATCCGCAGCGCTTTCCGCATGGCATGAAAGCCGTGGGCGACTACATCCACTCGCTTGGGCTGAAGTTTGGCGTCTATTCCGACGCGGGATCGAAGACTTGTGCCGGACGCCCCGGCGGCCTTGGCCACGAATATCAGGATGCCGTTCAGTATGCTGCGTGGGGCGTCGATTATCTGAAATACGACTGGTGCAACACGACCACGCAGGATGCGAAAGCGTCCTACGCCAACATCCGCGCCGCGCTTGACGCCTCCGGCCGGCCGATCGTGCTGAGCATCTGCGAGTGGGGCAAGGCCAGCCCCTGGCTCTGGGGCAAAGAAGTTGGCGGAAACCTGTGGCGCAGCACGGGCGACATTCAGGACCGCTGGGGAGGCCAGCAGAAATGGCCCGACGGCAGTTGCTGCTCCAACGGTGTGCTCGCAATTATCGATCAGCAGGTCGGCCTGCAATCTTTCGCGGGCCCCGGACATTGGAATGATCCGGACATGCTCGAAGTCGGCAATGGCGGCATGACCGACACAGAGTACCGCTCGCATTTCAGTCTATGGGCACTGCTGGCGGCGCCATTGATCGCGGGCAACGATTTGCGCAATATGCGCCCGGAGATCCACGACATTCTCACCAACAAAGAAGTCATCGCCGTGGATCAAGATCCGCTCGGCCACGAGGGCGAGCGCGTGGCTAAGACCGGTGACCTGGAAGTCTGGGCGAAGCAACTAAGGGACGGCAGCCGCGCCGTGATCCTGCTGAATCGCGGCGCGGGAGAACAGCAAGTCACCGCCAACTGGGAAGACCTTGGTTATCCCAGCAGCATCGCCGCTTCCGTTCGAGACTTATGGCAGCACCAAGAATTGGGAAAGTTCACCGGGAAATTTTCCGCCACTGTTGCATCGCATGGCGTAGTAATGGTGATTGTCAAACCCTAA
- a CDS encoding DUF2911 domain-containing protein, with protein MRHKIALLALSILTLTLFGAAQASPPASATCDLGGGKTIKTDYSSPRAKGRKIYGGLVPYGEVWRTGANSATTFVTSSDVSVGGKTIPAGSYTIFTVPNADKWTLIINKKTGEWGIPYKYEGDELARIDMKVSKLPSPVENFTINYAKSGNTCTLQIDWETTRASVDISAK; from the coding sequence ATGCGACACAAGATTGCCCTTCTCGCGCTTTCGATTCTGACCCTCACCCTGTTCGGTGCAGCGCAGGCCAGCCCTCCGGCTTCGGCCACCTGCGATCTGGGCGGCGGCAAGACCATCAAGACCGACTACTCCAGCCCGCGCGCCAAAGGCCGGAAGATTTACGGCGGGCTGGTTCCCTATGGCGAAGTCTGGCGCACCGGCGCCAATTCTGCGACAACGTTCGTGACCAGTTCTGATGTAAGCGTTGGCGGCAAGACCATACCGGCTGGCAGCTACACGATCTTCACCGTCCCCAACGCCGACAAGTGGACGCTCATCATCAACAAGAAAACCGGCGAATGGGGCATCCCTTACAAGTACGAGGGCGATGAACTGGCGCGTATCGACATGAAAGTCTCGAAGCTGCCATCGCCGGTCGAGAACTTCACCATCAACTATGCCAAGTCCGGCAACACTTGCACCTTGCAAATCGATTGGGAGACAACTCGGGCGTCAGTAGACATCAGCGCGAAGTAA
- a CDS encoding tetratricopeptide repeat protein, which translates to MPPTKKIPRAPESAGVFAAREKRNPIVCLLLTVVTLALYNPVNRHPFVNYDDDRYVTENPHVRQGLTFDTVRWALTSTEQANWHPVTWMSHALDVSVFRLNPAGHHLTSVLLHVVNVVLLFLLLVKFTSRLGPSLFVAALFAVHPINVESVAWVAERKNVLCTFFFFLTLWAYGWYARKPNWQRYLAVAALFAAGLASKPMVITLPFVLLLLDYWPLARVSGASTETSRAQPTFPWSRLALEKLPLLALSAASAMITMQAQQAGGAVRTSVEVSFGARIANAIYVYAMYLWKMVWPARLAPLYPHPGDSLAAWRVMVAAVVLLPITAVVWQLRTHRYLLVGWLWFLGTLVPVIGLVQVGEAAMADRYAYIPLIGIFVAIAFGVAEWAERQQAKQNNLVLPASVVGVAVLIILAFVVTTHRQIAYWQSNYDLWSHTLAVTQNNFVAENNLGGALILEGREEEAYPHFEMAARINPKDPMSRGNLGTYYQMHGRLREAVEQYEAAVQLTSDPGLLAGAHANLGAAYFKLGEYGQARNNFEESLRLNPNQARAWLGLGRVLAQGGRPSEALDAYRNALKISPDLAEAEQAMDAVRQPK; encoded by the coding sequence TTGCCGCCCACCAAGAAAATTCCACGCGCCCCGGAATCGGCGGGAGTGTTCGCCGCTCGTGAAAAGCGCAATCCGATTGTGTGCCTGCTGCTGACGGTGGTTACGCTCGCTCTGTACAACCCGGTCAATCGCCATCCATTTGTGAATTATGACGACGATCGCTACGTCACGGAGAATCCGCACGTTCGCCAAGGCCTCACCTTTGATACTGTCCGGTGGGCTCTCACTTCTACCGAGCAGGCGAACTGGCATCCCGTGACGTGGATGTCGCATGCGCTCGACGTTTCGGTGTTTCGGCTAAATCCGGCGGGACATCATCTGACCAGCGTACTGTTGCATGTGGTGAATGTCGTGCTGCTCTTTCTGCTGCTCGTGAAGTTCACGTCGCGTCTGGGGCCGAGCTTGTTTGTAGCGGCGCTGTTCGCGGTTCATCCCATCAATGTAGAGTCGGTGGCCTGGGTGGCCGAGCGCAAGAATGTGCTGTGTACGTTCTTCTTCTTTCTCACGTTGTGGGCTTATGGCTGGTACGCACGGAAGCCGAACTGGCAGCGCTATCTGGCGGTGGCCGCGTTGTTTGCTGCTGGGTTGGCGTCGAAACCGATGGTGATCACGTTGCCGTTCGTACTGCTGCTGCTCGACTATTGGCCGCTGGCGCGTGTGAGCGGAGCGAGCACGGAGACGAGCCGGGCGCAGCCGACATTTCCATGGTCGCGGCTGGCGCTCGAAAAACTGCCGTTGCTTGCGCTTTCCGCCGCCAGTGCGATGATTACCATGCAAGCACAGCAAGCCGGTGGAGCGGTGCGCACGAGCGTCGAAGTTTCTTTTGGCGCGCGTATCGCGAACGCCATTTATGTCTACGCGATGTATTTGTGGAAGATGGTCTGGCCTGCGCGGCTTGCGCCCTTGTATCCGCATCCCGGAGATTCCCTGGCCGCGTGGCGCGTGATGGTTGCGGCAGTTGTGTTGCTCCCAATCACTGCCGTGGTTTGGCAGTTGCGCACGCATCGTTACCTGCTCGTAGGATGGCTCTGGTTTCTGGGAACGCTGGTTCCGGTGATTGGTCTGGTGCAGGTGGGCGAGGCCGCGATGGCCGACCGTTACGCGTACATTCCGCTGATTGGGATTTTCGTGGCGATCGCGTTCGGCGTCGCGGAGTGGGCTGAACGGCAGCAGGCGAAGCAGAATAATCTTGTTCTTCCGGCTTCAGTTGTGGGAGTTGCGGTTTTGATTATTCTCGCGTTCGTCGTCACGACACATCGCCAGATCGCATATTGGCAAAGCAATTACGATTTGTGGTCGCACACGCTCGCTGTCACTCAGAATAATTTTGTGGCTGAAAATAATCTGGGCGGGGCGCTGATTCTGGAAGGGAGAGAAGAAGAGGCGTATCCGCACTTCGAGATGGCGGCCCGCATCAATCCGAAGGATCCCATGAGCCGCGGCAATCTGGGAACGTATTATCAGATGCACGGCCGGCTGCGCGAGGCTGTGGAACAGTATGAGGCTGCGGTCCAGCTGACTTCAGATCCGGGGCTGCTGGCCGGGGCGCATGCGAATTTGGGGGCCGCGTACTTCAAATTGGGAGAATACGGACAGGCGCGCAATAATTTCGAGGAGTCGTTGCGCTTGAATCCAAATCAGGCCAGGGCGTGGCTGGGTCTTGGGCGCGTGCTGGCGCAAGGTGGTCGTCCATCTGAGGCGCTCGATGCGTACCGGAACGCGTTGAAGATCTCGCCTGATCTGGCTGAGGCGGAACAGGCTATGGACGCGGTCCGCCAGCCCAAGTAA
- the gcvPB gene encoding aminomethyl-transferring glycine dehydrogenase subunit GcvPB, which translates to MKHATRKASLQVNQNEGLIFEKSSAGKAAWKLPPLDVPEVDTAKLLGASERKDLGNMPEVSEIEIIRHFTRLSTWNYAIDLGMYPLGSCTMKYNPRVNEAVARVEGIANGHPYQPEKISQGALRIVKTLSEQLIEITGMDAITLQPAAGAHGEMTGLLMVRAYHQSKGNARKKILIPDSAHGTNPATAAMVNYAVENLKSDSRGMVDFAALAAQMNEDVAALMLTNPNTLGVFEQDIHKIADILHAKGGLLYMDGANMNALVGKVRPGDFGVDVMHLNLHKTFSTPHGGGGPGSGPVAIKKVLEPFLPTPTLTANSDGTLAFDYNRPQSVGRVRAFYGNFGMFVRALAYIQANGPDGLRQTTEDAVLNANYIRKGLEGTYDLPYSTPTMHEVVFSDKTQLKKGVRTMDIAKRLIDYGFHPYTTAFPLIVPGALMIEPTESESKEEMDLFIEAMKSIAEEVEEDPQTVLDAPHSTRVSRLDETAAARKPVLRWKPA; encoded by the coding sequence ATGAAGCATGCGACCCGCAAAGCGTCCCTTCAGGTGAATCAAAATGAGGGCCTGATCTTCGAGAAGTCTTCGGCAGGGAAGGCGGCCTGGAAACTGCCGCCGCTCGACGTGCCAGAAGTGGACACCGCGAAGCTTCTCGGCGCATCGGAAAGAAAAGATTTGGGCAACATGCCGGAGGTCAGCGAGATCGAAATCATCCGCCATTTCACGCGGCTTTCCACGTGGAACTATGCGATAGATCTCGGCATGTATCCGTTGGGATCGTGCACCATGAAGTACAACCCGCGGGTGAACGAGGCGGTGGCGCGGGTGGAGGGAATTGCGAACGGGCATCCGTACCAGCCGGAGAAAATTTCGCAGGGCGCGTTGCGCATCGTCAAGACGTTGAGCGAACAGCTGATCGAGATCACCGGAATGGATGCGATCACGCTGCAACCCGCGGCCGGCGCGCATGGCGAGATGACCGGACTGCTGATGGTGCGTGCTTATCATCAGTCGAAAGGCAACGCGCGCAAGAAAATTCTGATTCCCGATTCCGCGCACGGAACTAATCCGGCGACGGCCGCGATGGTGAATTATGCGGTTGAGAATTTGAAATCGGATTCGCGCGGCATGGTCGACTTTGCGGCGCTCGCGGCGCAGATGAATGAAGATGTCGCGGCGCTCATGCTGACCAATCCGAATACGCTGGGAGTGTTTGAGCAGGACATCCACAAGATCGCCGACATTCTGCACGCGAAAGGCGGGCTGCTCTACATGGACGGCGCCAACATGAACGCGCTGGTTGGCAAGGTGAGGCCTGGAGATTTCGGCGTCGACGTGATGCACTTGAACCTGCACAAAACGTTTTCCACGCCGCACGGCGGCGGCGGACCTGGGTCTGGACCGGTGGCGATCAAGAAAGTGTTGGAGCCGTTCCTGCCGACGCCGACGCTCACGGCAAATTCCGATGGAACGCTGGCGTTCGACTACAACCGTCCGCAGTCGGTGGGGCGGGTGCGGGCGTTCTATGGCAACTTCGGAATGTTCGTGCGGGCCTTGGCCTACATACAGGCGAATGGCCCCGACGGGCTGCGCCAGACCACTGAAGACGCCGTGCTCAATGCCAACTACATTCGCAAGGGGCTCGAAGGCACTTACGATTTGCCTTATTCCACGCCGACTATGCACGAGGTTGTATTCAGCGATAAAACGCAACTGAAAAAAGGCGTGCGCACCATGGACATTGCAAAGCGACTGATCGATTACGGCTTCCATCCTTATACGACGGCGTTTCCGCTGATCGTGCCCGGGGCGCTCATGATCGAACCCACGGAAAGCGAATCGAAAGAAGAGATGGATTTGTTCATCGAAGCCATGAAGTCGATTGCAGAAGAGGTCGAGGAAGATCCGCAGACGGTGCTCGATGCGCCGCACTCCACGCGGGTTTCGCGGCTGGACGAGACCGCGGCTGCCAGGAAGCCCGTGTTGCGGTGGAAGCCGGCCTGA